A region of Carassius auratus strain Wakin chromosome 41, ASM336829v1, whole genome shotgun sequence DNA encodes the following proteins:
- the LOC113059081 gene encoding probable ATP-dependent RNA helicase ddx6 has protein sequence MATARTEIPSSVMPMSKQNGQSKPMTLQSGSLTSSTQSGKTPVMPQKGSSIHQSSGGIRFGDDWKKCLQLPPKDLRVRTTDVTATKGNEFEDYCLKRELLMGIFEMGWEKPSPIQEESIPIVLSGRDILARAKNGTGKSGAYLIPLLERIDLKKDYVQAIVFVPTRELALQVSQISINMSKHLGGVKVMATTGGTNLRDDIMRLDETVHVIIATPGRILDLIKKGVAKVDKAQMIVMDEADKLLSQDFVVLIEDIISFLPKKRQILLYSATFPVSVQKFMSKHLQKPYEINLMDELTLKGITQYYAYVTERQKVHCLNTLFSRLQINQSIIFCNSTQRVELLAKKITQLGYSCFYIHAKMMQEYRNRVFHDFRNGLCRNLVCTDLFTRGIDIQAVNVVINFDFPKNAETYLHRIGRSGRYGHLGLAINLITSEDRFNLKGIEDQLMTDIKPIPSSIDKSLYVADFHTMNPDEEEAAHKAGDLN, from the exons ATGGCTACAGCGAGAACAGAGATCCCTTCTTCAGTCATGCCAATGAGCAAACAGAATGGACAGTCCAAGCCCATGACCCTCCAGTCAGGATCGCTTACTTCCTCCACACAGTCAGGAAAAACACCTGTGATGCCCCAGAAAGGAAGCAGTATACACCAAAGCAGTGGCGGTATCAG GTTTGGTGATGACTGGAAGAAGTGCCTGCAGCTTCCACCGAAAGACTTGCGAGTGAGAACCACA GATGTGACTGCAACCAAAGGAAACGAGTTTGAAGATTACTGCCTTAAGAGGGAACTGCTGATGGGCATCTTCGAAATGGGCTGGGAGAAGCCTTCCCCTATCCAG GAAGAGAGTATTCCTATTGTGTTGTCAGGGAGGGACATTCTTGCCCGTGCTAAAAATGGCACAGGTAAAAGCGGAGCCTACCTCATCCCCCTCTTGGAAAGGATTGACCTGAAAAAGGACTATGTTCAAG CCATCGTGTTTGTACCTACTCGTGAGTTGGCTCTTCAGGTGAGCCAGATAAGTATCAACATGAGCAAGCACCTTGGTGGCGTCAAGGTCATGGCTACAACAGGTGGCACTAACCTGAGGGATGACATCATGCGTCTTGATGAGACTG TACATGTTATAATAGCAACCCCAGGAAGGATCCTGGACTTGATAAAGAAAGGTGTGGCCAAGGTTGACAAAGCTCAGATGATTGTGATGGATGAG GCTGATAAGTTGCTTTCTCAAGACTTTGTGGTGCTCATTGAGGACATAATTAGCTTCCTGCCCAAAAAACGGCAGATTCTGCTCTATTCTGCCACGTTCCCCGTCAGTGTGCAGAAGTTTATG AGCAAACACCTTCAGAAGCCGTATGAGATCAATCTGATGGATGAACTGACACTGAAAGGCATCACTCAGTACTATGCGTatgtgacagaaagacagaaagtgcACTGTCTCAACACACTGTTCTCCAGG CTTCAAATCAACCAGTCAATCATCTTCTGTAACTCCACCCAAAGGGTGGAACTCCTTGCCAAGAAGATCACACAACTTGGCTATTCCTGCTTTTACATCCATGCCAAGATGATGCAG GAATACAGAAATCGCGTGTTCCATGACTTCAGAAACGGACTGTGTAGGAACCTGGTCTGCACAG ATCTTTTCACAAGAGGAATTGACATCCAGGCTGTCAATGTAGTCATCAACTTTGACTTCCCAAAAAATGCAGAGACCTATCTGCACCGCATCGGTCGATCAG GTAGGTACGGTCACCTGGGTTTGGCCATTAACCTGATCACCTCAGAAGATCGCTTCAATCTAAAGGGCATTGAGGACCAGCTGATGACTGACATAAAGCCCATACCCAGCAGCATTGACAAGAGCCTGTATGTGGCGGATTTTCACACCATGAACCCTGATGAAGAGGAGGCTGCTCACAAAGCAGGCGATCTTAATTAA